The Glycine soja cultivar W05 chromosome 19, ASM419377v2, whole genome shotgun sequence genomic sequence CACAAATTTTGAGCACTTTCATTGATTCAAAACCAATTCTACTAAACTTCAAACCAAACGGTCACGCAATGTATATAAATAGTTCTACTATccgaatataaaaaaatttaacatttaattttgtctctttcttacttttcatttttttcgtaTACAAACATCTAAAAAATGCATCCCATAATAAGATACAAATCATAAATGACAAAAACAAATTATCATTAACAAAAGAATACtataaaagaagagagaatgTTGACGAGATAGATGTTACCGCTAGTAAAGGCGCAAGTCAATCCAACCGCAAAGGCTAACGTAACGGTGAAAATGAAGAGAAGGATGTAATTCAGAGGGTGTTTCTGGTGGTAATAGTAAAGCGGACACACAGCTGcatgcaaaattaaaaaaaagaagaagaagaagaaagaattataatattatacaataaaacatttattttcggTAACAGACCAAATATTCTTTTGCAATCATAagggtaataaaaaaaaaaaaaagaagaagaagaaagaaagcatttatttattaagaatagTAAATTAACGAGCGGGGAAGGTATATACGTACTTATCAATGGAGCAATGAGGAGGACAATGTAAAGAGCAAGGCCTCCGGGGGAGGAAACGAAGAAAAGAGCGATGGGGCGAACGAAGACGACGACGGAGGCGACGGCGATGGTGAGGAGCAACTGAATGGTGAGGATGGTGTAGACCTTGCGAATGAAGGCCCAACGGAGTTGAGGGTTCTCAAGCATGGCGGGGTAGAGTGGCCTGGGATTGGCATTGCCATCCCCACCGCTTTCAACATCTCTTTTCATCaacatgttttctttctttcctcagTGCTTAGCCTACGTACGAGTGGAGTCTTATATTCTATTCTCTGTGTTAtctctttaatttgttttttgtaagagaagagaagagattcTTACCCTTCAATTCAGGAAAGGATAACATGTCTCATATGTGCATTGTCTTCTAGGCCTTTTCTCCTACTCTACTTCTTCCCAGTGCACCTACTCTATCACCTTCTTACCTTATTCCCTGCCGACTCTTTTTTTTCCACGTTATTATTGAGCTTAATGCCACGCATGCCTTTTTCgtgaatacattttttttaggataaaaaatagtacctttttatttctttaaatattttcaaatttgctttttatataggtttttcaaaattatttgtctTATTCAAGTATTCTAAGATTATCATAAACAAATTCTTCCTTCAAATATTTGACAATTACAtactcataatttaaatttaagacttCTCTTCCACCTGTGTTTTCTCTAGTGTAGTATaaatctaacaattttttttaaaaggtaaaagtagctctatttttttctattccaaCTTGATTTTCCTCaattaaaagtttttcttttgataCAGACATTCTAAATTCCAGTCAAACTTAGTTTGACTAAAATGAACTTAGTTCACTAAGATTCCACCAtatgaaattaaacatggacTAAATGAACCAACACCCAACCAAGACATTCTTTAACTTGCTTTCCATTCTTTTattgaatttcattttattttttaaaatccacCCACATCACCTCAATCTAAACCTAGTCTTTCAGAAAACTTGATTTCGAGAGGTTATTTTCACATCCTCACGTTATTACCATCTAGAAATAATGGAGATATATTTTCCATCGCCGGATGGATCGTGCATGTACAGTCATGCAACAAGACATGGAACATCAAATAGAGACAAACACGAAATGCAGGGAagatccttttctcttctaggATTTGTCgagaaacaaatgataatggaGGTACGTAGTGCCAAGAAGCAACATAACACGGAAAAAAACGCAAACAGGAGGTACAAAAATAGGTGTACAGAACAATTTGTTCTGCTGTGTTGGACAATTTAGACATATGCATTGTTATAATTGGGAAAACAACAATATTACAAGCCAAAGTGTTTGTGCGAAAAAAAGCCAACAATTATacgaatttttttagttattatttatgATCACTCAATCACAATAAAGTGTCAATGAATCGTTAAAACATATCACAGCTTAATTGAGCCGAACAAAAGAAAGGTGTCAAGATGGTAAGTGATGTGTTGAAAAATTCCATCTTCAAATCATCAGTCTTATAAGGGTGTCTTTATTTGTGTCCCACCAATAAAAAGTTGTcatgttatttaaaatattcacttgtattttttgctttttcccTAATGCCCTTAACAGATCCCATAcgatgttacttttttttttttttttcctatcatcattcttattttaaatCTGGGCAGTTCTAATGCCGTTATTTTCTTCCATCCTCATCGTCACATACGCCTTACTTGTTTTTTGAAACTTAGTAACATTTGTATATAATTGTTATTGTTAAGATGATCGGTAAGTTTGTATAGATATATTGACATTATTTCCATAAAATTTAGACGGACGTACAATAGCAAATGTATGAATCGGCAGCAATATCAATAATTTAGTTGCGGGAAGATAGATGAATGATACTATACTTAATTGTGATAGTGATTCCTGTAAATATCAACGGTCAACTGTTAATTTTACATCCTTTTAGTTAATTTGTACTTTTGGATTtaggtttaattgtatttttttagttaattatttttttcaaaagtaaataaatttgatttttttcattaattttctttcatttaaaaatctcaaattatcattatttatttattttaaaaataaagtaaattaaattagctTTAATTTTCTGCAAAAATTTCTCTAATCAAAACATTAATTTCGCCTGATATGAAAAacctttaaattttcatttcttaagcttatttatatatcctataaaaaattcattaaacttTCAttcgttttcttcttttttttttacttttaaactttgaaaactatttatataccaaatttatcataaatccttcaaatattaagataaaaacaataactttttaaagtAGAAAATATGgtattaaacataatttttcttatttctaaaataaaatgacttaactatttttttaagagactcaaattgcaaaaaaatctaagttaaaattatcaaaagtataattaataaaaaatttgggagaaaacaaaagcaaattCACCTTCCAAGTAATTAAGCCTAAATCTCGCAGCATGACGGGCAACAATGAGCTAATACCATAATGTTCTCCTTCTCCCTCTGCTTACTGAAAGCCGAGTTCTAGCTTGGAGGGCACAAGAGTGGAAAATATGCTCAAATTTGCTAGTTGTGCTtacttcttaatatatatatatatatatatatccaactTGCATTGTGCCCTTTTGTTGCATGAAAACTAAAGAACTATATATGATCGCATACATGGACATGTTAATTAGATGATGACACGATATTGGGATGGTTGGGGAAATTATATATCAACGTGTCGTGTCATGCATGCGTAAGAATGGAACAAGAGTCATGGCCTAGGTAGGGactaaatgagaagaaaaatttgATGGGTGCATGGTTAGATCAATTGTTGCCTTCTTGAGGGCTCATTTTGAACTGCCTGTGGatgtaaattataattaagttgAGGATGTACCATCATGAATTCAAGCTAGCTTTGTGCATGCGCTAGGTTTATTCATCAAGGGTATCATTTTTCAAATATGTTTCTCTCAAAATTGTTTAGTTgtaattattaacattaaatttcaatttactGTTTATTTTTATGGAGTTGTGTTCAGATAGTACGTACGTCGTTGCTTTCTGTCTCAGGGTCCAAGGAGACGTACAGCACATTTCTCTCTTAGCAATTAACATTGctgattaaatttatatatagtgACCACGAAATTTCGACGAGAATGAAACTAATAACAAATTACAACAcatttactaaattattttataaaataacaccATTTACTTGAGTTTTCTTCGCGTAATAATTCTCTGTTGTGTTGCTTCTCCGTTTAACTCAATTTTGGCAATTGTAATTAGTAAGGTTGAGTTCAAATATtgataaatatgtaataataattattgattataaatattttaaggcaGCACTCTATTCACTCCATATTGTTTACGTGATTTGCGTGCTGGGTTGTGGACTATTTTGATAGGCTGGTGGCTTTCGACAGTTTGTGGTTGAATGGGATTCTCAAATTGCTATTAACTTGCTTAGGAATGGTTGCCCTTCTCATCATCCTTGTCTTAGTCTCTTTCagattattaatcattttattctCAATGAGGAATCTTGCAGTAGTCTCATGTTTTTAGAGAAGGAAATCAAGTCACAGTAAACTATGGGTTGTCTTTAAACAGGcaaatgaaataatgaaaatatggaTAAACAATTTATTCTTACTGATGTGAATAACTGAATATACGTAAATATGAACAGCAATGTATCACAACACGGCACAAAAGTGTCAAATCCAGCTCAAATAGATATTCCATCACATTTTTATTATGCTTATCTCATACAGCTAGTAATTATGTGGTTGGTGTTCATCTTTTGCGCGTTATCATcttctattaattttaattgagataATGCTATctatataaaatttcttttacaacatgtttaataattaaatatataagaataaaaatataaaataagatgagtgattaaagatttttttttataaaaagtattataaaaCTATGTAATGAATGTAATGTTATTCTTTCTAATAACAGTaggaaatttgaaaaataaaataagataataaaatttatttccatAATAATAATTGgttttcttttgtaaaagtaCAATGATTTATTGTATGCATTTGTCATATGCAATTATGCATTTCCAAACCACATCCTAAGATTTatcctataaaaaattatttcgtaGGAATCACTCTGTTCGAATTCTTTTGAGAAAACAAAAGGTACACGATGTTTAcacaaaattttcaatatatcaTTTCTGGATTAcactataaataataaaatgaaacattATAATTTCCcacatgcatttttttattttttttaattcttgtttCAGGCTCCaagtatagtttttttatttcattgtttatttgacttaatttgtttcaaatttaaaattaaaatacgttaTAAAACATagtgaaaaaagtaaaaaaaaaaaacgtttaaaactaaagtaattattattatttaaaaaataatcaactcTGGTGTCAgcatattttcaatttcaactcGGAAGGAAAAAGTTTTCAAGTGTGAAGCAACAGTGGCCGTAATTTGTATGCTCTGTCTCCGGGGAAAGGAAAGTGAGATACTCTCTCTATCACCAAAccaaaagcacaaaaaaaaaggttagtTAAAGTCCcaatttttcaatttgattttcctctgCAGATTCAATTCACAGTTGAACTCTCTCTATCAATTTCTCAGCAGCTGATTCGGTGAGTTGCATTTTTCTGCTTGAGATCTTTTCGTAGCCATTAATTATGTATGGGGTTtgctttgtttcattttatgcTGAACTCAAGAGACTAAGCATAtcagaataattaaaattaaacttcattttattttattgcttgTTGAATGTTGGTTGGTGCACCAAATCCTTAGCTTGAGAttgattgttgtgtttgttggCTGTGGAATGTGCACCCAGTTTGTGAAGTTTTGATTTTGCAGTAAAAGGGTGTGGTGCTGTTGTGGAGATCCGAGATTTGTTTCGTCTCTTATGCCCCATGAGGAGTTTCTTCCCTGCTGAATCCTGTAAAGAGGCTCACCCAAATGCTTTGAATCCTCAGTCTTGGCTTCATATTGAAAGAGGGAAACTTCCCAAGTTGTCATCACACCCCTCATCTGCCTCAATGTGAGTTTCTATCTCTGAACTCacccttttatttatttcaatctcAAGCTTTGCTTTTTGCCAAATTTTAATTAGGTGTTGTTGTTTTTTGGTGGGGTTGGGGTGTGGCGTTTGTTTTGCTGTCATCTGCTTTAGTGAATCTCTGATCAAGGTCCCACAGCCAGCTATACTGCCTTTCTTTAAGCCTGTTGATTATGTGGAAGTTTTAGCTCGAATCCATGAAGAACTCGAGTCTTGTCCTCCGCAAGAGAGATCAAACTTGTTTTTGTTACAATACCAGGTCTTCAGGGGCCTTGGGGAAGTTAAATTGATGCGTAGAAGCCTCCAGGGAGCTTGGCAGAGAGCTCACACTGTTCATGAGAAGATTATATTTGGGGCATGGCTGAAATATGAGAAGCAAGAGGAAGAGCTAATGGCTGACTTGCTTGCAGCTTGTGGTAAATGTGCGAAGGAGTTTGCACCTGTAGATATAGCATTTCATCTTCCATTTGATGTAAATGCAAGTTCTGAGGGGAGAACGACCAATGAGAACCGCATTTCTCAAAATGTTACTTTTACGATTGGAAGTGAAAAGATAGTTTGTGAtagacaaaaaatttcagaactTTCAGCACCATTTCATGCAATGCTCAAGGGGCATTTCAGTGAATCACTCTCTGAGACAATAGATTTGTCAGAAAACAATATCTCTCCCTCAGGTATGAAGGCAATAAGTGATTTCAGTTTGAATGGCAGTTTAATTGAGGTCCCTCCAAATCTTTTGTTGGAGATATTAGTTTTTGCAAACAAGTATTGTTGTGAAAGACTTAAAGATGCTTGTGATAGAAGACTTGCATCCTTAGtttcctccaaagaagatgctGTGGAGCTCATGGAATATGCTCTTGATGAACATTCAAGTGTCCTTGCTGCATCTTGTTTACAAGTCCTTTTGCGTGACCTTCCAAACTGTATGAATGACAATCGGGTGGTGGAGATATTTGTTCATGCTAATAAGCAGCAGCTAGAAGTCATGGTTGGGCCAGGTATATTTGCACTTTTCTGTTTCTTAAGTGAAGTTTCTATGAACCTTAATTCTAGTTCAGACACAACAGCTCATTTCCTGGAACGGTTAGTTGAGTTTGCTGAGAATGGCAAGCAGAGACTTCTAGCTTTACATCAATTGGGATGTGTAAGACTCTTAAGGAAAGAATATGATGAAGCACGTTGTCTTTTTGAAGGGGCTGTAAATGCAGGCCATATGTATTCTGTGGCAGGTTTAGCTAGACTGGACTATATAAAGGGTGACAAGCTGCTATCTTATGGGCAACTTAGCTCAGTCATTTCATCTGTTACTTCACTTGGATGGATGTATCAGGAAAGATCACTATACTGTGACGGTGACAAAAGGTGGGAGGACCTTGAGAAAGCAAGTAATTTGGATCCTACTCTTATATATCCTTACATGTACAGAGCTGCCACTTTAATGAGGACACAGAATGCTCATGCTGCACTAGCAGAAATCAATCGGATTCTTGGGTTCAAACTTTCACTAGAATGCTTGGAAATACGATTTTTTATCCACCTTTCTCTTGAGGACTATAAAGCAGCTCTATGTGATGTTCAAACAATTCTTACTCTGCGTTCAGATTATAGAATGTTTGAGGGGCGTGTTGCTGCATCCCAACTCTGTACTCTTGTGCGTGAGCATGTTGAACGTTGGACAACTGCAGATTGTTGGGCACGATTATATGATTGTTGGTCTGCAGTTGATGATATTGGATCTCTATCTGTTATCTACCAGATGCTTGAATCTGATGCAGCAAAAGGTATTCTATACTTCAGACAGTCATTGCTTCTCCTAAGGTACGTTATGAACTTTTGGAAGTCACTAGGAGTGAGTCAGTGATCAAGGACTTAGTTTTGCAGGAAGTCATACTAGGTCCAAACCTCCATATTGTAACCCCCCTCCCCTTTCCTCAAACAAAATGTTACAGATATTTGGTAACTGTCATTAATTGTTCAAAGCCTTGAACTTAACATACCATCATGTATATTAGGAATCTAACATTGTACTTGGTGTTTTAGGTTCACAATATAGAATCACATTGTAAGTTTCATAGCTAAAGAACAGATCAATGATAGCTACTTTTGATCCACCAGTTACTTTCACTTGAAATTCTGTTCTTTTAGAAGTTGCACATCTGTGAGACCGTGACAATAAACTCTACCACAAAGGATGAAAAATCCacaaaacataatatttttctttgaaatacaAGTTACCCCTGTGAAATTGTATCTGGAAAGGGAAAATTCTCTGGCTTCAGGGTCTTTATATTTCTAAATATTGACTGAGTTTTATACAATGACTCTATAAATCtgatctattttatttatttgacttaGGTTGAACTGTCCCGAGGCTGCTATGCGTAGTTTACTGTTAGCTCGGCAACATGCATCAAGTGAGCATGAACGACTTGTATATGAGGGGTGGATCTTATATGATACAGGTCATTATGAGGAAGGGCTCCAGAAAGCTGAAGAGTCTATTGACATCAAAAGATCTTTTGAGGCCTTTTTCCTGAAGGCCTATGCATTGGCTGACTCTAGTATAGATCCATCATGTTCA encodes the following:
- the LOC114399274 gene encoding protein LIFEGUARD 4-like, whose protein sequence is MLMKRDVESGGDGNANPRPLYPAMLENPQLRWAFIRKVYTILTIQLLLTIAVASVVVFVRPIALFFVSSPGGLALYIVLLIAPLITVCPLYYYHQKHPLNYILLFIFTVTLAFAVGLTCAFTSGRIILESVILTTIVVVSLTLYTFWAAKRGHDFNFLGPFLFGALLVLMLFAFIQLLFPLGRISTMIYGVLASIIFSGYIIYDTNNLIKRYTYDQYIWASVALYLDVINLFLSLLTIFRAVN
- the LOC114399982 gene encoding ETO1-like protein 1 isoform X3 codes for the protein MLCLRGKESEILSLSPNQKHKKKVKGCGAVVEIRDLFRLLCPMRSFFPAESCKEAHPNALNPQSWLHIERGKLPKLSSHPSSASIESLIKVPQPAILPFFKPVDYVEVLARIHEELESCPPQERSNLFLLQYQVFRGLGEVKLMRRSLQGAWQRAHTVHEKIIFGAWLKYEKQEEELMADLLAACGKCAKEFAPVDIAFHLPFDVNASSEGRTTNENRISQNVTFTIGSEKIVCDRQKISELSAPFHAMLKGHFSESLSETIDLSENNISPSGMKAISDFSLNGSLIEVPPNLLLEILVFANKYCCERLKDACDRRLASLVSSKEDAVELMEYALDEHSSVLAASCLQVLLRDLPNCMNDNRVVEIFVHANKQQLEVMVGPGIFALFCFLSEVSMNLNSSSDTTAHFLERLVEFAENGKQRLLALHQLGCVRLLRKEYDEARCLFEGAVNAGHMYSVAGLARLDYIKGDKLLSYGQLSSVISSVTSLGWMYQERSLYCDGDKRWEDLEKASNLDPTLIYPYMYRAATLMRTQNAHAALAEINRILGFKLSLECLEIRFFIHLSLEDYKAALCDVQTILTLRSDYRMFEGRVAASQLCTLVREHVERWTTADCWARLYDCWSAVDDIGSLSVIYQMLESDAAKGILYFRQSLLLLRLNCPEAAMRSLLLARQHASSEHERLVYEGWILYDTGHYEEGLQKAEESIDIKRSFEAFFLKAYALADSSIDPSCSPTVISLLEDALKCPSDNLRKGT
- the LOC114399982 gene encoding ETO1-like protein 1 isoform X1 — its product is MLCLRGKESEILSLSPNQKHKKKVKGCGAVVEIRDLFRLLCPMRSFFPAESCKEAHPNALNPQSWLHIERGKLPKLSSHPSSASIESLIKVPQPAILPFFKPVDYVEVLARIHEELESCPPQERSNLFLLQYQVFRGLGEVKLMRRSLQGAWQRAHTVHEKIIFGAWLKYEKQEEELMADLLAACGKCAKEFAPVDIAFHLPFDVNASSEGRTTNENRISQNVTFTIGSEKIVCDRQKISELSAPFHAMLKGHFSESLSETIDLSENNISPSGMKAISDFSLNGSLIEVPPNLLLEILVFANKYCCERLKDACDRRLASLVSSKEDAVELMEYALDEHSSVLAASCLQVLLRDLPNCMNDNRVVEIFVHANKQQLEVMVGPGIFALFCFLSEVSMNLNSSSDTTAHFLERLVEFAENGKQRLLALHQLGCVRLLRKEYDEARCLFEGAVNAGHMYSVAGLARLDYIKGDKLLSYGQLSSVISSVTSLGWMYQERSLYCDGDKRWEDLEKASNLDPTLIYPYMYRAATLMRTQNAHAALAEINRILGFKLSLECLEIRFFIHLSLEDYKAALCDVQTILTLRSDYRMFEGRVAASQLCTLVREHVERWTTADCWARLYDCWSAVDDIGSLSVIYQMLESDAAKGILYFRQSLLLLRLNCPEAAMRSLLLARQHASSEHERLVYEGWILYDTGHYEEGLQKAEESIDIKRSFEAFFLKAYALADSSIDPSCSPTVISLLEDALKCPSDNLRKGQALNNLGSVYVDCGKLDLAADCYINALKIRHTRAHHGLARVHCLKNDKAAAYMEMTELIKKAKNNASAYEKRSEYCDREQAKADLEMVTRLDPLRAYPYRYRAAVLMDNHKEEEAIAELSRAIAFKADLHLLHLRAAFHEHKEDVLGALRDCRAALSVDPNHQEMLELHSRVNRHEP
- the LOC114399982 gene encoding ETO1-like protein 1 isoform X2 — translated: MRSFFPAESCKEAHPNALNPQSWLHIERGKLPKLSSHPSSASIESLIKVPQPAILPFFKPVDYVEVLARIHEELESCPPQERSNLFLLQYQVFRGLGEVKLMRRSLQGAWQRAHTVHEKIIFGAWLKYEKQEEELMADLLAACGKCAKEFAPVDIAFHLPFDVNASSEGRTTNENRISQNVTFTIGSEKIVCDRQKISELSAPFHAMLKGHFSESLSETIDLSENNISPSGMKAISDFSLNGSLIEVPPNLLLEILVFANKYCCERLKDACDRRLASLVSSKEDAVELMEYALDEHSSVLAASCLQVLLRDLPNCMNDNRVVEIFVHANKQQLEVMVGPGIFALFCFLSEVSMNLNSSSDTTAHFLERLVEFAENGKQRLLALHQLGCVRLLRKEYDEARCLFEGAVNAGHMYSVAGLARLDYIKGDKLLSYGQLSSVISSVTSLGWMYQERSLYCDGDKRWEDLEKASNLDPTLIYPYMYRAATLMRTQNAHAALAEINRILGFKLSLECLEIRFFIHLSLEDYKAALCDVQTILTLRSDYRMFEGRVAASQLCTLVREHVERWTTADCWARLYDCWSAVDDIGSLSVIYQMLESDAAKGILYFRQSLLLLRLNCPEAAMRSLLLARQHASSEHERLVYEGWILYDTGHYEEGLQKAEESIDIKRSFEAFFLKAYALADSSIDPSCSPTVISLLEDALKCPSDNLRKGQALNNLGSVYVDCGKLDLAADCYINALKIRHTRAHHGLARVHCLKNDKAAAYMEMTELIKKAKNNASAYEKRSEYCDREQAKADLEMVTRLDPLRAYPYRYRAAVLMDNHKEEEAIAELSRAIAFKADLHLLHLRAAFHEHKEDVLGALRDCRAALSVDPNHQEMLELHSRVNRHEP